Proteins found in one Mucilaginibacter gracilis genomic segment:
- a CDS encoding phosphocholine-specific phospholipase C translates to MSDTRREFLKKAAFLSGTAALANVLPPSIQKALAINAPEGSTYLDAEHIVILMQENRSFDHCYGSLKGVRGFNDPRAIDLPNQNKVWLQTNAAGQTYAPFHLDIKNTKATWMHSLPHSWANQSNARNDGKYDKWLDFKRSGTPEYANMPLTLGYHKREDLPFYYSLADAFTVCDQNFCSSLTGTTPNRLFFWSGTVREEQHETSRANVWNEDADSAQLKWKTFPERLEENGIAWKCYQNEISVDTGLKSDEDFWLSNFGDNPLEYFAQYNVKLHQAHLTNITKRLAQLPAEIAQLENKINSLTEKDEQLPATKKLLKKKQAELDDLKKEAEVYNATAFEALSQQQKNIHLKAFDTNKNDPDYHDLTTLNYNDDGINRSLKVPKGDVLHQFKKDVNSGKLPTVSWLTAPESFSDHPSAPWYGAWYVSEVLDILTQNPEVWKKTIFILAYDENDGYFDHIPPFVAPDARNNNTGKVSAGIDTSVEFVTREQASARNGFPEKFEREGPIGLGYRVPLVIASPWSKGGWVNSQVFDHTSTLQFLEDFLSKKTGKNISEPNISQWRRTVCGNLTSVFRPYHSDGIPSPDFVTKDAFLETIHKAKFKKLPTTYQLFNKQEAEQFNANPSAFLKQESGVKPSNALPYQLHVNGKLSADKKTFEIAFDNRNEVFGSKTQGCPFNVYAPGNCLQPNQTFDAVRTWAYAVSAGDKLADSWPLHAFENDKYHLRVYGPNGFYREFTGNAADPDITIEVDYERSLTKNKLTGNVILKLTNTSNQHHTVLVTDNAYKTNKLQKALPPGHTETLVLNLSTSHNWYHFTVNITGTNAFSRQYAGRVETGKPGFTDPLMGNVI, encoded by the coding sequence ATGAGTGATACGCGAAGAGAGTTTTTAAAAAAGGCTGCATTTTTAAGCGGCACTGCTGCGTTGGCTAATGTTTTGCCTCCATCTATACAAAAAGCGTTGGCTATAAACGCACCCGAAGGCAGCACCTACCTTGATGCCGAGCATATCGTTATCCTGATGCAGGAGAACCGCTCTTTCGACCATTGCTACGGCAGCCTAAAAGGCGTGAGGGGCTTTAACGACCCACGGGCCATTGATTTACCTAATCAAAATAAAGTTTGGCTGCAAACCAATGCCGCCGGCCAAACCTATGCACCCTTCCATCTCGATATTAAAAACACCAAGGCTACATGGATGCATTCGCTGCCGCATAGCTGGGCCAATCAAAGCAATGCGCGCAATGATGGTAAATATGATAAATGGCTTGATTTTAAACGCTCGGGCACGCCCGAATACGCAAACATGCCATTAACGCTGGGCTACCATAAGCGCGAAGACTTGCCTTTTTACTACTCGCTGGCAGATGCCTTTACCGTTTGCGATCAAAATTTTTGCTCATCCCTTACGGGAACTACCCCCAACCGGCTCTTTTTTTGGTCGGGCACGGTACGTGAAGAACAACACGAAACCTCAAGGGCCAATGTGTGGAACGAAGATGCCGATTCGGCACAATTGAAATGGAAAACCTTCCCCGAACGATTGGAAGAAAACGGAATTGCCTGGAAATGCTATCAAAACGAGATCAGCGTTGATACCGGCTTAAAAAGCGACGAAGACTTTTGGCTGTCTAATTTTGGCGATAATCCACTCGAATATTTTGCACAGTACAATGTTAAACTGCACCAGGCGCATCTCACTAACATTACTAAACGTTTAGCACAACTACCTGCCGAAATAGCTCAACTTGAAAATAAAATAAACTCATTAACCGAAAAAGACGAGCAATTACCGGCTACAAAAAAACTCCTGAAAAAGAAACAAGCCGAGCTTGATGATTTAAAAAAAGAAGCCGAAGTTTATAATGCAACCGCTTTTGAAGCCTTATCGCAACAACAAAAAAACATTCATTTAAAAGCATTCGACACCAATAAAAACGATCCGGATTACCACGATTTAACCACCCTTAATTATAACGACGATGGCATAAACCGCAGCTTAAAAGTACCCAAGGGCGATGTGTTGCATCAGTTTAAGAAGGACGTAAATTCCGGTAAATTACCAACGGTATCATGGCTTACGGCTCCCGAAAGCTTTTCCGATCATCCTTCGGCACCCTGGTATGGCGCGTGGTACGTATCCGAAGTTCTGGATATTTTAACTCAAAACCCCGAGGTATGGAAAAAAACCATTTTCATTTTAGCTTATGATGAAAACGACGGTTATTTTGACCACATACCACCTTTTGTTGCGCCCGATGCCCGTAACAATAACACAGGCAAGGTATCGGCAGGGATTGATACCAGTGTTGAGTTTGTAACCCGCGAGCAAGCAAGTGCCCGCAACGGTTTCCCCGAGAAGTTTGAACGCGAAGGGCCTATTGGTTTAGGCTACAGGGTTCCGTTGGTTATTGCATCGCCATGGAGCAAGGGTGGCTGGGTTAACTCGCAGGTGTTCGATCATACTTCAACACTCCAATTTTTAGAAGACTTTTTATCGAAAAAAACAGGCAAAAACATTAGCGAACCCAATATAAGCCAATGGCGCCGCACAGTTTGCGGCAACCTTACTTCGGTTTTCAGGCCCTATCACAGCGATGGAATACCCTCGCCTGATTTTGTTACAAAGGATGCTTTTTTGGAAACCATACATAAAGCCAAGTTTAAAAAGCTACCTACAACATACCAACTTTTTAACAAGCAGGAGGCCGAACAATTTAATGCAAACCCATCGGCATTTTTAAAGCAGGAGAGCGGCGTTAAACCCTCCAATGCATTGCCTTACCAGTTACATGTAAACGGTAAGCTTAGTGCCGATAAAAAAACCTTCGAAATTGCATTTGATAACCGCAACGAAGTTTTTGGAAGTAAAACCCAGGGCTGCCCTTTTAATGTGTATGCGCCCGGTAATTGCCTTCAGCCTAATCAAACTTTTGATGCGGTACGCACCTGGGCCTACGCCGTAAGTGCAGGTGATAAACTGGCCGATAGCTGGCCGCTGCATGCTTTTGAAAACGATAAATACCATTTGCGGGTTTATGGCCCTAATGGCTTTTACAGGGAGTTTACAGGCAATGCCGCCGACCCGGATATTACTATCGAAGTTGACTATGAACGTAGCCTAACTAAAAACAAATTAACTGGTAATGTTATTTTAAAACTAACCAATACAAGCAACCAGCACCACACTGTACTGGTAACCGATAACGCTTATAAAACCAACAAGCTCCAAAAAGCGTTGCCGCCGGGGCATACCGAAACCCTTGTACTTAATTTAAGCACAAGCCATAACTGGTATCATTTTACAGTAAATATAACCGGTACAAATGCCTTTAGCAGGCAATATGCGGGCCGCGTGGAAACCGGAAAGCCAGGTTTTACCGACCCTTTAATGGGAAACGTAATTTAA